Proteins co-encoded in one Arachis hypogaea cultivar Tifrunner chromosome 13, arahy.Tifrunner.gnm2.J5K5, whole genome shotgun sequence genomic window:
- the LOC112736413 gene encoding BTB/POZ domain-containing protein At3g44820 isoform X1 produces MAPAGKHSGFRREGNHWFCNGELPSDISVSIEGVAFHLHKFPLVAKCGKIAQTHEESSNMVLVLEEFPGGPDTFLIVAKFCYGFRVELTARNVILVYCAADYLEMTDEFGEDNLLSRSEGFFHKNILHNWKDCILALQSSEPVLQKAEKLHLVDKCLNALSVMVCTDPSLFGWPRMMYGSLQSPGGSILWNGINTGARIQSSESDWWFEDISFLSVSLFERLFKTMQVRGIRPENLEGAIMYYCRKYLPGLDRWQSGQGSKTRTVASFSLTPAAVDQRVLLESIEKLLPFRKGTSFCRFLLGLVRVALILNVNQTCKDSLERRVGTQLELATLDSLLIPNYSDSDTLYNTDCIERIVHHFMSTESNKTAFSSSSVDPQALPSSESLMKVGKLIDSYIAEIASDVNLKPGKIRSLAESLPESSRSLHDGLYRALDIYFKAHPWLSDKEKEELCGIIDFQKLSIHACTHASQNDRFPLRVVLQVLFFEQLQLRTALASCLHALDNEITPAAPSIVAGDTAGQIIQRDGWVTVVRENQVLKVDMENMRSRVGELEQEFGKIKQEMKTISKSHSSLSSPQLVARKIGWKLGRRRSSETQPETRDRTGHRSRASIEYEPQSHRSAHRKSFSLV; encoded by the exons ATGGCTCCAGCTGGGAAGCATTCTGGGTTTCGTAGAGAAGGCAATCACTG GTTTTGCAATGGTGAACTGCCTAGTGATATTAGTGTTTCCATTGAGGGCGTTGCTTTCCATCTTCATAAG TTCCCTCTTGTGGCAAAATGTGGAAAAATTGCACAAACACATGAAGAATCCAGTAATATGGTGCTGGTGCTGGAAGAATTCCCTGGTGGCCCTGACACTTTCTTAATTGTGGCCAAATTCTGTTATGGTTTTCGTGTGGAATTGACAGccagaaatgtaattttagtTTATTGTGCCGCAGACTACCTTGAAATGACAGATGAATTCGGGGAAGATAATTTGTTATCGAGATCAGAGGGCTTTTTCCATAAGAATATTCTGCACAATTGGAAAGATTGTATTTTAGCTCTCCAAAGTTCTGAGCCTGTTCTACAAAAGGCTGAAAAGCTTCACTTAGTCGACAAGTGTTTGAATGCTCTCTCAGTGATGGTTTGTACAGATCCTAGTTTGTTCGGATGGCCAAGGATGATGTATGGGAGTTTACAAAGTCCTGGTGGAAGCATTCTATGGAATGGTATAAATACCGGCGCAAGAATTCAAAGCTCAGAGTCTGACTGGTGGTTTGAAGACATCTCATTTCTGAGTGTGAGTTTGTTTGAGAGGCTTTTTAAGACAATGCAAGTGAGGGGTATAAGACCCGAAAACCTTGAAGGTGCCATAATGTACTATTGTAGGAAATACTTACCAGGTTTGGATCGTTGGCAGAGTGGACAAGGTAGCAAGACTAGAACGGTTGCAAGCTTCAGTTTGACACCAGCTGCCGTTGATCAGAGGGTTCTATTGGAAAGCATAGAGAAACTCCTTCCTTTCAGGAAGGGAACATCCTTTTGTCGTTTCCTACTGGGGCTTGTTCGCGTGGCTTTGATATTGAATGTGAATCAGACATGCAAGGATTCATTAGAGAGGAGAGTAGGTACACAATTGGAACTGGCAACTCTGGATAGTCTTCTCATTCCTAATTATTCAGATTCCGATACGCTATATAACACAGACTGCATTGAGCGGATTGTCCATCACTTTATGTCTACAGAATCAAATAAAACCGCCTTTTCTTCTTCATCGGTTGATCCACAAGCACTACCATCATCTGAATCTTTAATGAAAGTTGGAAAGTTGATAGATAGCTACATTGCAGAAATTGCTTCTGATGTAAATTTGAAACCTGGAAAGATACGCTCCCTCGCAGAATCCCTTCCAGAGTCATCAAGATCATTGCATGATGGACTTTACAGAGCACTCGACATATATTTCAAG GCACATCCATGGCTCTCagacaaagagaaagaagaactgTGTGGCATTATTGACTTCCAGAAACTCTCAATCCATGCCTGCACACATGCATCACAAAACGATAGGTTTCCCCTCAGAGTTGTTCTTCAAGTGTTGTTCTTCGAACAGCTGCAGTTAAGAACGGCATTAGCCAGCTGTCTCCATGCATTGGACAATGAAATCACCCCGGCAGCTCCTTCAATTGTTGCAGGCGATACGGCAGGTCAAATCATACAAAGGGATGGATGGGTGACTGTGGTACGCGAAAATCAAGTTCTAAAGGTGGATATGGAAAATATGAGGTCTAGAGTTGGAGAACTTGAACAAGAATTTggtaaaataaagcaagaaatgaAAACCATATCAAAATCACATAGTTCCCTTAGCTCTCCTCAGTTAGTTGCCCGGAAAATTGGGTGGAAGCTTGGTCGGCGTCGATCTTCAGAGACTCAACCAGAAACTCGTGATCGCACTGGTCATCGATCAAGAGCATCAATTGAATATGAACCTCAATCACATAGGTCTGCACacagaaaaagtttttctttggtgtaa
- the LOC112736413 gene encoding BTB/POZ domain-containing protein At3g44820 isoform X2: MAPAGKHSGFRREGNHWFCNGELPSDISVSIEGVAFHLHKFPLVAKCGKIAQTHEESSNMVLVLEEFPDYLEMTDEFGEDNLLSRSEGFFHKNILHNWKDCILALQSSEPVLQKAEKLHLVDKCLNALSVMVCTDPSLFGWPRMMYGSLQSPGGSILWNGINTGARIQSSESDWWFEDISFLSVSLFERLFKTMQVRGIRPENLEGAIMYYCRKYLPGLDRWQSGQGSKTRTVASFSLTPAAVDQRVLLESIEKLLPFRKGTSFCRFLLGLVRVALILNVNQTCKDSLERRVGTQLELATLDSLLIPNYSDSDTLYNTDCIERIVHHFMSTESNKTAFSSSSVDPQALPSSESLMKVGKLIDSYIAEIASDVNLKPGKIRSLAESLPESSRSLHDGLYRALDIYFKAHPWLSDKEKEELCGIIDFQKLSIHACTHASQNDRFPLRVVLQVLFFEQLQLRTALASCLHALDNEITPAAPSIVAGDTAGQIIQRDGWVTVVRENQVLKVDMENMRSRVGELEQEFGKIKQEMKTISKSHSSLSSPQLVARKIGWKLGRRRSSETQPETRDRTGHRSRASIEYEPQSHRSAHRKSFSLV; this comes from the exons ATGGCTCCAGCTGGGAAGCATTCTGGGTTTCGTAGAGAAGGCAATCACTG GTTTTGCAATGGTGAACTGCCTAGTGATATTAGTGTTTCCATTGAGGGCGTTGCTTTCCATCTTCATAAG TTCCCTCTTGTGGCAAAATGTGGAAAAATTGCACAAACACATGAAGAATCCAGTAATATGGTGCTGGTGCTGGAAGAATTCCCTG ACTACCTTGAAATGACAGATGAATTCGGGGAAGATAATTTGTTATCGAGATCAGAGGGCTTTTTCCATAAGAATATTCTGCACAATTGGAAAGATTGTATTTTAGCTCTCCAAAGTTCTGAGCCTGTTCTACAAAAGGCTGAAAAGCTTCACTTAGTCGACAAGTGTTTGAATGCTCTCTCAGTGATGGTTTGTACAGATCCTAGTTTGTTCGGATGGCCAAGGATGATGTATGGGAGTTTACAAAGTCCTGGTGGAAGCATTCTATGGAATGGTATAAATACCGGCGCAAGAATTCAAAGCTCAGAGTCTGACTGGTGGTTTGAAGACATCTCATTTCTGAGTGTGAGTTTGTTTGAGAGGCTTTTTAAGACAATGCAAGTGAGGGGTATAAGACCCGAAAACCTTGAAGGTGCCATAATGTACTATTGTAGGAAATACTTACCAGGTTTGGATCGTTGGCAGAGTGGACAAGGTAGCAAGACTAGAACGGTTGCAAGCTTCAGTTTGACACCAGCTGCCGTTGATCAGAGGGTTCTATTGGAAAGCATAGAGAAACTCCTTCCTTTCAGGAAGGGAACATCCTTTTGTCGTTTCCTACTGGGGCTTGTTCGCGTGGCTTTGATATTGAATGTGAATCAGACATGCAAGGATTCATTAGAGAGGAGAGTAGGTACACAATTGGAACTGGCAACTCTGGATAGTCTTCTCATTCCTAATTATTCAGATTCCGATACGCTATATAACACAGACTGCATTGAGCGGATTGTCCATCACTTTATGTCTACAGAATCAAATAAAACCGCCTTTTCTTCTTCATCGGTTGATCCACAAGCACTACCATCATCTGAATCTTTAATGAAAGTTGGAAAGTTGATAGATAGCTACATTGCAGAAATTGCTTCTGATGTAAATTTGAAACCTGGAAAGATACGCTCCCTCGCAGAATCCCTTCCAGAGTCATCAAGATCATTGCATGATGGACTTTACAGAGCACTCGACATATATTTCAAG GCACATCCATGGCTCTCagacaaagagaaagaagaactgTGTGGCATTATTGACTTCCAGAAACTCTCAATCCATGCCTGCACACATGCATCACAAAACGATAGGTTTCCCCTCAGAGTTGTTCTTCAAGTGTTGTTCTTCGAACAGCTGCAGTTAAGAACGGCATTAGCCAGCTGTCTCCATGCATTGGACAATGAAATCACCCCGGCAGCTCCTTCAATTGTTGCAGGCGATACGGCAGGTCAAATCATACAAAGGGATGGATGGGTGACTGTGGTACGCGAAAATCAAGTTCTAAAGGTGGATATGGAAAATATGAGGTCTAGAGTTGGAGAACTTGAACAAGAATTTggtaaaataaagcaagaaatgaAAACCATATCAAAATCACATAGTTCCCTTAGCTCTCCTCAGTTAGTTGCCCGGAAAATTGGGTGGAAGCTTGGTCGGCGTCGATCTTCAGAGACTCAACCAGAAACTCGTGATCGCACTGGTCATCGATCAAGAGCATCAATTGAATATGAACCTCAATCACATAGGTCTGCACacagaaaaagtttttctttggtgtaa